One genomic region from Octopus sinensis linkage group LG13, ASM634580v1, whole genome shotgun sequence encodes:
- the LOC115218229 gene encoding ras-related protein Rab-30 produces the protein MEDYKYLFKVVLIGNAGVGKTCLVRRFTQGLFPPGQGATIGVDFMIKSVEIDGDKVKLQIWDTAGQERFRSITQSYYRSANALIVVYDVCCQASYDSLIQWINEIETHTNSKVLTYLVGNKIDQINRREIPTTIGEQFANRYEMTFLETSAKEADNVEKLFFDIARELTKQAKAHELRPHNNKAFPSGETTPVSSYSCCQA, from the exons ATGGAAGATTATAAATACCTTTTCAAGGTAGTGTTAATAGGAAATGCTGGTGTTGGAAAAACATGTCTTGTCCGAAGATTTACACAG GGATTGTTTCCACCTGGTCAGGGAGCTACTATAGGAGTAGATTTCATGATAAAAAGCGTTGAAATTGACGGGGATAAAGTTAAG CTGCAGATATGGGATACTGCTGGCCAGGAGCGATTCCGTTCCATTACTCAGTCATACTACAGATCCGCAAATGCTCTTATTGTCGTTTACGATGTTTGCTGCCAAGCATCTTATGACAGTCTTATCCAATGGATAAATGAAATCGAAACTCATACTAACAGCAAAGTGTTAACTTATTTAGTTG GTAACAAAATTGATCAGATAAATCGCAGAGAAATACCTACTACAATAGGAGAACAATTTGCAAATCGTTATGAGATGACTTTCTTGGAAACATCAGCAAAAGAAGCTGACAATGTTGAAAAGTTATTTTTTGATATTGCACGAGAACTGACGAAACAAGCTAAAGCTCATGAACTTCGGCCTCATAATAACAAAGCGTTTCCCTCTGGGGAGACAACTCCAGTATCTAGCTACAGTTGTTGTCAagcttaa